Genomic window (Thermodesulfobacteriota bacterium):
CGGTCTGCCGGACCGTAAGCTGCTCGACGAGTTCTTTAAAGAGTTCTCCTCCATGAAGTGCGTGCCCGAAGCCATGGCCGCGGAGCTCAGGGAGATGGGCCGCGGCGTAACCGAGGACCGGGACAACTTCGACTACCTCTACCTCAGAGAAGAGCTCACGCGCCTCTCGGGCGGGAAGTTCCACAAGAAGAAGAACCGCGTTAAGGCCTTCGTAAACCGCTACTCCTGCGAGGGGAGGCCGCTCATTGAAGAGTACATGCCCGACGCCGTGGAGGTGCTGCGCCTCTGGCGCGAGGGCAGGGACGACCCCGGCGACTATACGGCCGCTAAAGAGGCGCTTTCCATGACCGAGGAACTCCAGCTCTGCGGGGGCATATACTACGTGGATGGAAAACCCGCGGCCTACACCCTCGGGGAAGAGATAGCCGGAGGCGACACCTTCGTCACACACTTCGAAAAGGGGGTGCCGGGATATACGGGGCTCCTGCAGTTCGTGAACCAGGCCTTCGCGTCCATCCTTCCGGAGAAGTACAGGTACATAAACAGGGAGCAGGATCTCGGGGAGCCGGGCCTCCGGGAGGCCAAGGCAAGCTACAGGCCCACGGGCTTCGTAAAGAAGTACCTGGTCACGAGGTAAGAGCGGAATGAGAGCGAAATGAAAGAAGGCAGGCGCTATTACCCCCTTTCCGAGTACCTGAAGGAGCGCTTCGGGTGCCGTGTATACCGGGTGAC
Coding sequences:
- a CDS encoding DUF2156 domain-containing protein, with the translated sequence MKNQKGTVIEEYPGLSELDPGMRPELHPRFSALTEGVSEFTFANLYLFRETHSYRIARLDEDKFFITGTNGGGKFFMLPFGLPDRKLLDEFFKEFSSMKCVPEAMAAELREMGRGVTEDRDNFDYLYLREELTRLSGGKFHKKKNRVKAFVNRYSCEGRPLIEEYMPDAVEVLRLWREGRDDPGDYTAAKEALSMTEELQLCGGIYYVDGKPAAYTLGEEIAGGDTFVTHFEKGVPGYTGLLQFVNQAFASILPEKYRYINREQDLGEPGLREAKASYRPTGFVKKYLVTR